A window of the Hordeum vulgare subsp. vulgare chromosome 5H, MorexV3_pseudomolecules_assembly, whole genome shotgun sequence genome harbors these coding sequences:
- the LOC123397684 gene encoding pentatricopeptide repeat-containing protein At1g20300, mitochondrial, which yields MALLLKRNHHLSTTSRLLLRRLCATEATTEPAPASPIPPAPNSPPPLTPAEAKLLDSLHAAILDHSRAHPSTALPSSPPFEPLPAFSSTLAGLLPSPPAPHLALQLLGRLLALRRGVPFPEALTFFHHVVPSLPADSLPALYAAMIDLLAKHHHFPLARHLLDEMRERSIPVSSQVILAIIRRYVRAGMSPEASELFRRMEEYGAGVPDPAVLASLLGALSKKRLAGEAQALFDSYKSVFPPDVVLYTTLVHAWCRAGCLDKAEQVFAEMQQAGIMPNVYTYTSVIDAMYRAGQVPRAQELLCQMMETGCPPNTATFNAIMRAHVKAGRSEQVLQVHNQMRQLGCDPDIITYNFLMETHCGKGQSNLDAAMKVLAKMIAKGCIPDCHTFNPMLKLVLGTGNVEAARRLYERMQELQCKPNVVTYNLLMKLFNKEKSMDMVLRIKKDMDAQGVEPNVNTYGALIESFCGRGNWRRAHATLREMVEEKSLKPTKPVYDMVLMLLRKAGQLRKHEELVELMADRGFIKRPSEDALWKAVAAS from the coding sequence atggctctcCTCCTGAAGCGCAACCACCACCTCTCCACCActtcccgcctcctcctccgccgcctatgCGCCACCGAGGCCACCACAGAACCGGCTCCCGCCTCGCCCATCCCACCGGCTCCCAACTCGCCTCCGCCCCTGACGCCCGCGGAAGCCAAGCTCCTGGACTCGCTCCACGCGGCGATCCTCGACCACAGCCGCGCCCACCCGTCGACTGCGCTCCCCTCCTCGCCGCCATTCGAGCCCCTTCCCGCGTTCTCCTCCAccctcgccggcctcctcccttCCCCGCCCGCACCGCACCTCGCGCTCCAGCTCCTCGGCCGCCTCCTCGCGCTCCGCCGCGGCGTCCCGTTCCCGGAGGCCCTCACGTTCTTCCACCACGTCGTCCCGTCGCTCCCCGCAGACTCGCTCCCCGCGCTCTACGCCGCTATGATCGACCTGCTCGCGAAGCACCACCACTTCCCGCTCGCCCGACACCTGCTCGACGAAATGCGCGAGCGCTCCATCCCTGTCTCGTCGCAGGTCATCCTCGCCATAATCCGCCGGTACGTCCGGGCGGGGATGTCTCCTGAGGCCTCCGAGCTGTTCCGTCGGATGGAGGAGTATGGCGCCGGGGTCCCAGACCCTGCGGTGCTCGCCTCTCTCCTTGGTGCGCTGTCCAAGAAGCGCCTCGCCGGTGAGGCACAGGCGCTGTTCGACAGCTACAAGTCGGTATTTCCACCGGATGTCGTGCTCTACACGACCCTGGTGCATGCCTGGTGTCGTGCCGGGTGTCTCGACAAGGCAGAGCAAGTGTTTGCTGAGATGCAGCAGGCCGGGATCATGCCGAATGTTTACACCTACACTTCTGTGATTGATGCCATGTACCGCGCTGGGCAGGTGCCCCGTGCCCAGGAGCTCCTCTGCCAAATGATGGAGACTGGGTGTCCTCCAAACACGGCGACCTTCAATGCCATCATGCGGGCTCATGTCAAGGCCGGGCGTTCTGAGCAGGTGCTGCAGGTGCACAACCAGATGCGGCAGCTTGGTTGTGATCCAGACATTATCACATACAATTTCTTGATGGAGACACATTGTGGGAAGGGGCAGAGCAACCTTGACGCTGCGATGAAAGTGCTCGCCAAGATGATTGCCAAGGGGTGTATTCCTGACTGCCACACGTTCAATCCCATGCTGAAGCTGGTCCTTGGGacgggcaatgtagaagctgcacGGAGGCTGTACGAACGGATGCAAGAGCTGCAGTGCAAGCCCAATGTGGTGACTTATAATTTGCTTATGAAGTTGTTCAATAAGGAGAAGTCGATGGACATGGTGCTGAGGATAAAGAAGGACATGGATGCACAAGGTGTGGAACCAAATGTGAACACCTACGGAGCTCTAATCGAGTCATTCTGTGGGAGGGGAAACTGGAGGCGCGCTCATGCAACGCTGAGGGAAATGGTTGAGGAGAAATCCCTGAAACCCACAAAACCGGTgtatgatatggtgctgatgctGTTGAGGAAAGCCGGTCAGCTCAGGAAGCATGAAGAGCTTGTGGAATTGATGGCTGACCGGGGCTTCATTAAGCGCCCATCAGAGGATGCCTTGTGGAAGGCAGTAGCTGCTTCCTAA